A genomic region of Sciurus carolinensis chromosome 7, mSciCar1.2, whole genome shotgun sequence contains the following coding sequences:
- the Rbm24 gene encoding RNA-binding protein 24, giving the protein MHTTQKDTTYTKIFVGGLPYHTTDASLRKYFEVFGEIEEAVVITDRQTGKSRGYGFVTMADRAAAERACKDPNPIIDGRKANVNLAYLGAKPRIMQPGFAFGVQQLHPALIQRPFGIPAHYVYPQAFVQPGVVIPHVQPTAAAASTTPYIDYTGAAYAQYSAAAAAAAAAAAYDQYPYAASPAAAGYVTAGGYGYAVQQPIAAAAPGAAAAAAAAAAAAAFGQYQPQQLQTDRMQ; this is encoded by the exons ATGCACACGACCCAGAAGGACACCACGTACACCAAGATCTTCGTCGGGGGGCTGCCCTACCACACCACCGACGCCAGCCTGCGCAAGTACTTCGAGGTCTTCGGCGAGATCGAGGAGGCGGTGGTCATCACCGACCGGCAGACGGGCAAGTCCCGGGGCTATGGATTT gTCACCATGGCTGACCGGGCTGCTGCCGAAAGGGCCTGCAAAGATCCCAACCCCATCATTGACGGCAGGAAGGCCAATGTGAATCTGGCATACTTGGGAGCAAAGCCGAGGATCATGCAACCAG GTTTTGCCTTTGGTGTACAGCAGCTCCATCCAGCCCTCATACAAAGACCTTTCGG GATTCCCGCCCACTACGTCTACCCGCAGGCCTTCGTGCAGCCCGGCGTGGTCATCCCGCACGTGCAGCCCACGGCGGCCGCGGCCTCCACCACGCCCTACATCGACTACACCGGCGCCGCCTACGCGCAGTACTCGGCTGCCGCAGCTGCAgccgccgcggccgccgcctACGACCAGTACCCCTACGCGGCCTCGCCGGCGGCCGCGGGCTACGTGACGGCCGGCGGCTATGGCTACGCGGTCCAGCAGCCCATCGCCGCCGCGGCCCccggcgccgccgccgccgccgcggccgccgccgccgccgccgccttcGGCCAGTACCAGCCGCAGCAGCTGCAGACCGACCGCATGCAGTAG